Within candidate division TA06 bacterium, the genomic segment CTTCTATCTTGAATTTGGAGCTTGAAATGTCGGATTGGACAACCTCGTATTTCAAATCTCTTCCTACCAGCTTGAGTCCCGCGTCAAGCTCTCTGCACCTCGCCTCTATAACCTTGAGCGCTTCCTCTGTTTGCGGAGCAGACACCACAGGAATCCCTTTTCGGGCAACCCCCATCTTTCTGTCCGCAATCTCCGCAATCGAATCCCCAAGGACATGAGTATGATCCAAGCTTATGGGGGTCACGACTGAAAGAATGGGATTGGCCACGTTTGTGGCATCGTTCCTGCCTCCTAATCCCACCTCGAGAAGAGTGTAGTCTGTCCTTTCTTCTGCAAAAAACCTGAATGCGATCGCTGTCAGAACCTCGAACACGGTTCTGTATCCGCCAGCACCTCTTCTTATGAATGGCTTCATCTCTTCATAGATGGATGAGAACCTCTCTTCGGGAATCTTTTCTCCGTTAACTCTTATCCTTTCTCTTACCTCGATGAGGTGGGGGGAGGTGAATATGCCCACATTCCGGCCTGATGCCCTGAGACAGGAGGAAAGGATCTCTGCTGTAGAACCCTTTCCCTTTGTCCCGGTTATTATGATTGGATTCTTCAGCCCCTTGTGTGGACTGCCCACATTTTCAAGAAAGCCCCTGTACCGGGCGAGATCGAACTCCCGTGGGTACTCGACCAACCTCTCGTAGTCGACCAGGGAGTACAACTCCTCCAGACAGTTCTCGTATTTCATAGAGGGAATTCTAACTGGTTAGAGGCTATCTTACAAGAAAAGGGTCGTTCCAATAAAACCTCGTGACACCCTCATCTGTTCCGAAGAAAACATAATCACCATGGATTACAATCGCATTCACTTCTTCTCCAATTAGACCGTCTCTCTTATCATACTTAATCCAGTCACCGATATCCTTCCTGAGGTGCGCCACACCAGAACCTGTTCCCACCCAGAGATTCTTCTCGTCGGCGGCCAACACCCTCAACTTCTCGTCTGGAAGGTGCACAGGATAAGTGAACCTCTTCCATGTTTTGCTTCTCATGTCAAAGCTGATAAGGCCACGCCACGTTCCAAACCATATCTTGCCACTGTCAAAAAGCAAATAATTAGTACTCACTTCAAGCAATCCTTCTGGATCCTTAAACTGTAACCATTTGCCCGATTGGATATCCAGGATGAAGACACCTTCTGAAGTTGCTACCCAGAGACTCTCATTCGAAACTGCCAGATGGTTTATCCTGACCTTCAGTTGAGTCATCCTTGTGAAGTCAGATGAGGACACGTCCATCACCGCCAGTCCGTAACTTGTACCGACCCAGAGGCTGTCCCCATGGACAAGTTCGGCAGTCACTTCATTCCGAGGAAGACCATCAAAAACGGTGAAGGTCTTGAAAATCCCCTTTTTCTTGTCGAAACGAGTCAACCCATGTTCTGTCCCCAGCCACACGTATTTGCTGTCAGCAACAATAACGCTGATTCTGTTAGAGAAAAGGCCAACGTCATTCTCTTTGTCGTAGTAAACCCAGCTACTGTCAGTCTCGCACCATCTGGTTACTGCCGGTGCATCAACAGCCTTGCCTCCAAACCACAAAGTCCCTTCGTCCAGGTACATTGCATCTACTCCACCTCCTGCAACTCCCATCAAGAGGTGCGTACTTGTCAAATCAATAAGGTCGTACTTGAAGGAGCCATAACCCTCTGTGCCAACCCAGAGAATCTTACCATCCTCAACAGCAGCCGTCATGTTATACCTTTCCAAATGTCTCCCCGGAATATAGAAGGGCGCGAGAAAAGAATATCGGGGTTTCTTAATATCCACCTCTCCCCTCTTCCCGAACCACTTTATGTCGTCTTCAAAGCGGTCCACTGGGACCCAGCTGCGGGTAATCTTGTCAAACCTGATTTTGAGATCCGGCCCCTCTCCCCAGATGTACTCCGCGTTAACCCCTATGGAGGTGAAGGAGCCTCCAACTCCTTCCATTTCGTATGACTCCCAATCCTCCAATGTGCTCGCGTAGGAGTATATGTTTGAGCCGGAAGAAACGAGAAGGTTATTTGTGTACACATCAATCCCAACCACATCCACATTTCTTGTCGGCAGTCCGTCCCCTGTTGTGATCGGATCACCCCATCTTTCTTTCAACTTGTCATAAACACATATCCCATCTCTTGTCCCGAAGTAAACGAATCTCAAATCGACAGCTATTGATGTGATATAGCGCAGGTCGGTGTAGCTGACCCAATCTTCAGGCAGGTACTGAGTGGCTTCAGCAGAGAAGACTATCAAGCTGGAGAAAACGATCCAGATAAGAAGAATGAACCTGTTGGGTTTCAATCTTTCCTTATTGGAGAGCGGGCTATATCCTCGTGGCCCTGTCCATTCATGCGAGGGTTTCGCTCAAGCACTCTTTTATGGCCAGAGAGATGTTTTCCATTATGTCACCGGCAACAAGGGAGTACTCAGTCACTCGCTCCGCACCTATGTCACCAGCCAGACCGTGAAGATAGACGGCAATCCTTGACGCGTCAATGCCTTCCAGACCCTGAGCGAGAAATCCTCCGATCATCCCGGTCAGGACATCACCAGAGCCTCCTGTAGCCATCCCTGAGTTCCCTGTCGGGTTGACATAAGCAAGACCTTCCGTACTGGTCACTACAGTTGGCGCTCCTTTGAGAACCACGGCGGAAGAAAACCTTTTCGATAGACTTATTGCGTAGTCTATCCGCTCCCTGTCTATTTCAGAAGCAGCGATACCAATGAGCCTCGAGGCTTCACCCGGATGAGGAGTCAACACCAGTGGCGCCTTGCACTTCCGAATGACAGACATATCAAATGACAGACAGCTGAGTCCATCTGCATCCACAACAGTCGGGCATTTGACTTCGGACAAAAGCTTGAGAACCAACTGGCCCGTACCTGGATTTGTAGAAAGGCCGGGACCGATAGCCAGAGCATCTGACTTTTCAAGGAATGAAAGAATAGCATCAAGGCCTCCCGGGGCAAGGGTTCTGGACTCAGTCTCCGGCAGTGGAAGTGTCATCACTTCTGTCAGCTTTACTTCCATCGCATCGTTCAGGCTCACCGGTATTGCGAGAGTTACCAGTCCGCATCCCACCTTTAGAGCTGACATACTGGCAAGTGCAGCCGCGCCAGTCATGCCCGGAGAACCTGCAACCACAAGCAAGTGACCAAATCTCCCTTTGTGAGCGCCACGTGGCCTTAATGGCAAAGCGCTTTGAACATAGCTCTCATCGATCAGTTCAACGTTGACCTTTTCCTTTTCTATGGCTATAGAAGGTATCTCAATATCAACAACATAAACATCTCCTGCACATTCCCTTCCTGGGTAAAGCAGCAATCCTCTTTTGGGAAGACAGAGAGTCGCAGTCACGTCGGCCACAACACATGGCCCTTCTGCCTGGCCGGTAGTGGAGTCAAGGCCGGATGGCATATCAATTGAAAACACTATTCCCTCGAATTGGTTTAGAACCTCGATAACCTTTGCAGGAAGACCGCCCGCTGCCCCTTTGAACCCCGTTCCAAAGATTGCATCCACGGCAACATCCGCACTATTGAGTCCTTCCTCCAGTTTTGAAATGGAAGTCTCGCTCTTCATCTCAACCACTTCTATTTTCGCTTTAAGGGCAATATCAAGATTAGTCTTTGCGTCCCCCTTGACCTCTGATTTCCCTCCAAGCAAGTACGATGTGACCGCTGCACCTGCATTCTTCAGGAACCTGGCAACAACAAAGCCGTCCCCGCCATTATTCCCTTTGCCACAGATAATCACAAATGAGAGATCTTCTACTTCTCCAACCTCTTCTTCTATTACCGAAAATACTCCGCGGCCTGCGTTCTCCATGAGTACGACCCCAGGAACGGACATACCCTCTATCGCCCTGGTATCTATACTTCTCATCTGCTCTGCTGTGACTAACTTCATCCAGGTAACTCCTTTAGCTCAGAATCACAATCGCAGTTGCGTATTCCGATGTGTGCGAGAGGCTTAAGGTGACCCTTCTTTCCCCCACCAGTTCGGCCACCCTTCCCTCCAAAGAAAAGGATGGCTTTCTACGGCCGTCATCAACCACCTCCATGTCTTTCCACCTGACCCCGTGAGACAGGCCCGTACCGATTGCCTTCAGTAGTGCCTCCTTGGCGCAGAACCGGCTTGCGTAGGACTGATATTTGTTCTTCAATGTTTCACTGAAGGCAATCTCGCCGTCTGTGAAGACCCTTCTCTTGAACCTCTCTCCCCACTTTTCGATGAGGCGTTGTACTCTACCCACCTCAACCAGATCTATGCCTACTTGAATTTCTTCTTCCCCTGCCTTTGGAGTTATTCCCATCAACTATGCCCACTAACTCATACACGTCGTCTATGTCGTACGTAGCGCCCGACTTTTCAGTGCCAAATGTGTTCCCATATCGGGTGAAGACAGTCTTCATGCCCAGATCCAAAGCACCTTGTATGTCTCTCTCTGGCCAATCCCCTACCATCAAAGCCTCCTCGGGTTTGGCTCCAAGAAGACTGAGGATCTTCCTGAAAGGCGCGGGATCCGGTTTAGTCACGTTGGTATCCTCAAACGCAACCACTGCATCAAAAAAGTGTTCCAGACCAAGATCACAAAGCCTCAGCCAGACCTGGCGCCTGGGAGCATCGGAAACCACACCAAGCTTCAGCCCTCTCTTGGTCAGCTCCATCAGCGTGAGTTTCACATGAGGATACAATACCAGGGCTGCCTCTCTCGCCCTCCGGTAGCCAACGATCCCGGCTGCATGGATTTTGTAATCTATCTCTCCCAGCTCCTCTTCCAGAAACGCGTCAAAGACCTGCTGATACTCTATGCCTTCCTTTTTGTATATTGCATATATCTTGTCCCGTGCTTCGTCCTTGGACATATTGAGGCCTGCGTCTATCATGCTCTCAATGGCAGCATCTATAGATTCCTCTTTCATCCGCATAAAGTCAACAAGCGTGTTATCCAGATCGAAGATAACAGCCTTTACCATATGACTCCTTAACCGGTGCTACTTGTTAGAAACGGGGATCTCTTTACCCATTGATATCTCCCCGTTGTCAATTCTAAGATGATAGCCACAGCCAGGATTGGTACATACCCACGCCTTGTACATGATGGATGATCCCTCCCTGCCATAGTCTGACAGTGGAACCAGAACACCCTTCTCGCACTCCAAGCAAATCGGATATCGCTCTTCCACTCTAGCCTCCTCCCGTCAAAGGACTATTCTTTCTGAACCCCGTCAAACCAACCGCGTTCCCTTTCTGCAGCTGATATCCGCTATCCTGGTCGGTTCTGGAATTCTGTACTTGGTGGCACATTTCAGAACCAACTCCTCCGAGGACGCGAAACTGACCAGATGGCCGGGTGACACGAAGACCGGCCTTACATCTGTCCTTGTTCTCACTACTGAGCCGACTCGATTGCCCTTGTACATGAGCGTCGACATACTCCCTTTTCTTGTCCCTGGTTCCTTGTATTTACCGACCAGTCTACTCTTGGCGCATCCAAGGGTAGGCCATCCAAGAAGCACGCCCATGTGTGCAGCAAGGCCCAGGCCCCGTTGATGGGCAATGCCCTGCCCATCAAACAATATGACATCTGGGGTCTTCCCCAACCTGGAAAGGGCATTGAGAAGAAGTGGTCCCTCCCTGAAAGTAAGAAGACCGGGTACGTAGGGGAACCGAACTTCTCCTTTGACCATCACCTCCTCTACTACTTCGAGTTCCGGAAACTTCATCACAATGCAAACGGCTGTAGCGCAGCCATTTCGGAAACCAATGTCAGCACCAGCAATCAGCCTCACTTTCTCGAAACCGTCAACAATCCTGACCTTTTTGCCCAGCTCTTCCTGAATCTGCCTGGCTTCTGCCGGGGAAACATCCCATCGATGGT encodes:
- a CDS encoding deoxyribonuclease V; protein product: MTVAEHHRWDVSPAEARQIQEELGKKVRIVDGFEKVRLIAGADIGFRNGCATAVCIVMKFPELEVVEEVMVKGEVRFPYVPGLLTFREGPLLLNALSRLGKTPDVILFDGQGIAHQRGLGLAAHMGVLLGWPTLGCAKSRLVGKYKEPGTRKGSMSTLMYKGNRVGSVVRTRTDVRPVFVSPGHLVSFASSEELVLKCATKYRIPEPTRIADISCRKGTRLV
- the acpS gene encoding holo-[acyl-carrier-protein] synthase, producing the protein MGITPKAGEEEIQVGIDLVEVGRVQRLIEKWGERFKRRVFTDGEIAFSETLKNKYQSYASRFCAKEALLKAIGTGLSHGVRWKDMEVVDDGRRKPSFSLEGRVAELVGERRVTLSLSHTSEYATAIVILS
- a CDS encoding NAD(P)H-hydrate dehydratase, coding for MKLVTAEQMRSIDTRAIEGMSVPGVVLMENAGRGVFSVIEEEVGEVEDLSFVIICGKGNNGGDGFVVARFLKNAGAAVTSYLLGGKSEVKGDAKTNLDIALKAKIEVVEMKSETSISKLEEGLNSADVAVDAIFGTGFKGAAGGLPAKVIEVLNQFEGIVFSIDMPSGLDSTTGQAEGPCVVADVTATLCLPKRGLLLYPGRECAGDVYVVDIEIPSIAIEKEKVNVELIDESYVQSALPLRPRGAHKGRFGHLLVVAGSPGMTGAAALASMSALKVGCGLVTLAIPVSLNDAMEVKLTEVMTLPLPETESRTLAPGGLDAILSFLEKSDALAIGPGLSTNPGTGQLVLKLLSEVKCPTVVDADGLSCLSFDMSVIRKCKAPLVLTPHPGEASRLIGIAASEIDRERIDYAISLSKRFSSAVVLKGAPTVVTSTEGLAYVNPTGNSGMATGGSGDVLTGMIGGFLAQGLEGIDASRIAVYLHGLAGDIGAERVTEYSLVAGDIMENISLAIKECLSETLA
- a CDS encoding TIGR02253 family HAD-type hydrolase is translated as MVKAVIFDLDNTLVDFMRMKEESIDAAIESMIDAGLNMSKDEARDKIYAIYKKEGIEYQQVFDAFLEEELGEIDYKIHAAGIVGYRRAREAALVLYPHVKLTLMELTKRGLKLGVVSDAPRRQVWLRLCDLGLEHFFDAVVAFEDTNVTKPDPAPFRKILSLLGAKPEEALMVGDWPERDIQGALDLGMKTVFTRYGNTFGTEKSGATYDIDDVYELVGIVDGNNSKGRGRRNSSRHRSG
- a CDS encoding bifunctional folylpolyglutamate synthase/dihydrofolate synthase translates to MKYENCLEELYSLVDYERLVEYPREFDLARYRGFLENVGSPHKGLKNPIIITGTKGKGSTAEILSSCLRASGRNVGIFTSPHLIEVRERIRVNGEKIPEERFSSIYEEMKPFIRRGAGGYRTVFEVLTAIAFRFFAEERTDYTLLEVGLGGRNDATNVANPILSVVTPISLDHTHVLGDSIAEIADRKMGVARKGIPVVSAPQTEEALKVIEARCRELDAGLKLVGRDLKYEVVQSDISSSKFKIEGETYSLPLLGEHQIENAATAYLTLKTLNESVSGEGFSNVVLKGRLQIVERDPFVVLDAAHNAHSARVLANSVRKLFKGKRVKAVIAMTKKKDHQGFARELAPALDQVYLTKVDLPRSMAPEDLASSFKGLVGSVEVVEDSGEAFRKARESASVNELILVTGSFYLVGRILAEYEED